From the Lolium rigidum isolate FL_2022 chromosome 2, APGP_CSIRO_Lrig_0.1, whole genome shotgun sequence genome, one window contains:
- the LOC124689729 gene encoding uncharacterized protein LOC124689729: MCDLSKSHAPKVVDDQESEKVLEKLDKQGGGMQQELTRRAKELHDREFKLPYQNPAPCADEKADCRECYVSNAAQDPLKCAEAVRRFEACVCMARQSGGVQAGQ; the protein is encoded by the exons ATGTGCGATTTGTCCAAATCCCACGCACCTAAGGTTGTTGATGACCAA GAGAGCGAAAAGGTGCTGGAGAAGCTGGACAAGCAGGGGGGCGGGATGcagcaggagctcaccaggagagcCAAGGAGCTGCACGACAGGGAGTTCAAGCTGCCCTACCAGAACCCAGCACCGTGCGCCGACGAGAAGGCAGACTGCCGCGAGTGCTACGTGAGCAATGCTGCCCAAGACCCGCTCAAGTGCGCCGAGGCCGTCAGGAGGTTTGAGGCGTGCGTTTGCATGGCCAGGCAGAGTGGCGGCGTGCAAGCTGGTCAATAG
- the LOC124686441 gene encoding GDSL esterase/lipase At5g03600-like, with amino-acid sequence MKLHLAVLGLLLLVVLVLSPNGGEARPAPAGGHPQKKLSSYSFFVFGDDFADNGNLPLTDPVTQMSRQWAYPYGSSYVDADGNPRPNTPSGRFSNYQIQSDFIATILGLEEAPPAHALTAEETCDPSGMTFAYAGAGVLDSSSTHNVPTLAKQVDTFKKMVKDGTITQQQLSRSVALVAISGNDYHGSSSTIGLSTPNDINAYIGKVTKEIAANVEQLQKLGVTKVVVNNLHPVGCTPLQTRTNNYTACDVFGNLGASVHNSNLKQTMEGKKNVHVADLYTSFSNIVDTAPGKGQELSKQFKRKLSPCCESFDSNGYCGQQGDSPELLYSVCDKSNKFFYWDDMQPTHAGWEAVMKQLEKPLREFVDQD; translated from the exons ATGAAGCTTCATCTGGccgtcctcggcctcctcctcctcgtcgtccttgtTCTAAGCCCCAATGGCGGGGAGGCCCGGCCTGCACCTGCCGGCGGCCATCCTCAGAAGAAGCTGTCGAGCTACAGCTTCTTCGTCTTCGGGGATGACTTCGCGGACAACGGGAACCTCCCGCTAACCGACCCCGTCACCCAGATGTCGCGGCAATGGGCCTACCCTTACGGCTCCTCGTATGTCGACGCCGATGGAAACCCGCGACCAAATACTCCGTCGGGACGCTTCTCCAACTACCAAATCCAATCAGATTTCATCG CAACGATCTTGGGGCTCGAGGAAGCACCTCCGGCGCATGCTCTGACGGCGGAGGAAACCTGCGACCCGTCCGGCATGACCTTCGCTTATGCTGGCGCTGGCGTCTTGGATAGCTCGTCGACGCACAATGTCCCCACCCTTGCCAAGCAGGTCGACACTTTCAAAAAGATGGTCAAGGATGGGACTATTACACAGCAGCAACTCAGTCGCTCCGTTGCCCTCGTCGCTATATCCGGCAACGACTACCACGGGAGCTCCAGCACCATTGGCCTAAGCACCCCCAACGAT ATCAATGCTTATATTGGGAAGGTGACGAAGGAGATTGCAGCCAACGTGGAGCAATTGCAGAAGCTAGGGGTGACAAAGGTTGTCGTCAACAACCTGCACCCCGTCGGATGCACACCATTGCAAACACGGACCAACAACTACACCGCGTGCGACGTCTTTGGAAATTTGGGTGCATCCGTCCATAACAGTAACCTAAAACAAACGATGGAGGGCAAGAAAAATGTCCATGTTGCCGACCTCTACACCTCCTTCAGTAATATTGTGGATACCGCCCCAG GTAAAGGCCAAGAGCTATCTAAACAATTCAAGCGCAAGCTTTCACCGTGCTGCGAAAGTTTTGATTCAAATGGTTACTGCGGGCAACAAGGCGATTCCCCGGAGCTTTTGTACAGTGTATGCGACAAGTCCAATAAATTTTTCTACTGGGATGACATGCAACCGACGCATGCAGGGTGGGAGGCAGTGATGAAGCAATTGGAAAAGCCCTTGAGAGAGTTTGTAGACCAAGACTAG